In a genomic window of Ipomoea triloba cultivar NCNSP0323 chromosome 3, ASM357664v1:
- the LOC116013881 gene encoding FCS-Like Zinc finger 5-like — MLGKRGRPPFRRTASMTGITFDLGNDVEEGRPPALFVDDGFKPLEQGPSSERQNAAVVPNGNGYDLQYTAMISPRYYAAWRASGDGYNIQTADFLRSCGLCNRRLTPGRDIYMYRGDTAFCSQECREQQMKQDERKEKCKVKLGSKGENHHNLSEISTANSDAAAASGKNETVAAA, encoded by the exons atgcTGGGGAAGCGAGGTCGGCCTCCGTTCCGGCGAACCGCCAGCATGACGGGGATCACCTTCGATTTGGGAAACGACGTCGAAGAGGGTCGGCCTCCGGCGCTCTTTGTAGATGATGGGTTCAAGCCTTTAGAGCAAGGGCCGTCGTCGGAGCGGCAGAACGCCGCGGTGGTGCCGAACGGGAACGGGTATGACCTCCAGTACACGGCCATGATTTCGCCGAGATACTACGCCGCTTGGAGGGCCTCCGGCGATGGTTACAATATACAGACGGCTGATTTCTTGAGGAGTTGCGGCCTTTGCAACCGCCGGTTGACTCCCGGCCGTGACATCTATATGTACag GGGTGACACAGCATTTTGTAGTCAAGAATGTCGGGAACAACAAATGAAGCAAGACGAAAGAAAGGAgaagtgcaaagtgaagctgGGGAGCAAGGGCGAAAACCACCACAATCTTTCTGAAATCTCCACCGCTAATTCAGACGCTGCTGCCGCCTCCGGCAAGAACGAGACGGTGGCGGCTGCCTAA